In Anaerolineales bacterium, one DNA window encodes the following:
- a CDS encoding helix-turn-helix transcriptional regulator: protein MDRFEFGALVASLRDDMRWTQLELAEKSGVDVAIISNIERGERRSLLKDNILLKLADGFRLTTLERQEFMFAASGVAEHDALRKEHDDAWSGFDAQAFINEMGDQVGRITLPVLVTDSFCDVLLVNHCLLEFYNVPAVLMETAGNGPGGFNQMRYVFHADSNFRELIGEDRWDQYALINARYFRRRSLRVRSKPYFSSLLKELLDDKKYPSFERCWRRMVFESRDDFHTTFDEPDVESDHSIVAVESLLALTPYGDLYLQQILPLNRRTAGRIEKILDKTGQGYVQLAPFPDKQKR, encoded by the coding sequence ATGGATCGATTTGAATTCGGCGCGCTGGTTGCATCCCTGCGTGATGATATGCGCTGGACGCAGTTGGAACTGGCTGAGAAATCCGGCGTGGATGTTGCGATCATCAGCAATATTGAACGCGGGGAAAGGAGGTCGCTGCTAAAGGATAATATCCTCCTGAAACTGGCGGATGGGTTTCGATTGACCACCCTGGAACGCCAGGAATTCATGTTCGCTGCCAGCGGCGTTGCGGAGCACGACGCGCTCCGCAAGGAACACGATGACGCCTGGTCCGGTTTCGACGCACAGGCTTTTATCAATGAAATGGGGGATCAAGTTGGACGGATCACATTGCCGGTGCTCGTCACGGATTCGTTTTGTGATGTGTTGCTGGTCAATCACTGCCTGCTTGAATTCTATAATGTGCCCGCGGTCCTGATGGAAACCGCGGGGAACGGTCCGGGGGGGTTCAACCAGATGCGCTATGTGTTCCACGCTGATTCGAACTTCCGTGAACTGATCGGGGAGGACAGGTGGGATCAATACGCATTGATCAATGCGCGCTATTTTCGAAGACGCAGCCTGCGCGTCCGTTCGAAGCCCTATTTCTCGAGTTTGCTGAAGGAACTGCTTGACGATAAAAAATACCCGTCCTTTGAACGCTGCTGGCGCAGGATGGTGTTTGAAAGCCGTGATGATTTCCACACCACTTTTGACGAACCGGACGTGGAAAGTGATCATAGTATTGTCGCGGTCGAGTCCCTGCTTGCCCTGACGCCATATGGCGACCTGTACCTGCAACAGATCCTGCCCTTGAACAGAAGGACAGCCGGGCGGATAGAAAAGATCCTGGATAAAACAGGGCAGGGGTATGTGCAATTGGCGCCTTTTCCCGATAAACAAAAACGTTGA